TTCCATCGTATGTACCGACTAAGCACGTAGCAATCTCTGGAGTAAGACTTAAACTTGAATACGCCTTTTTGATTTTTTCATTCTCATTGACAACATCCTTGTTTCCATTAAGCAAGTATTCGTCTATTAAAATGTACGTTTCATTTGCCCCACTGTTTTTGACGCTTTGTACGACAATCGAAATTTTTTTGTCTTTAGCGTCGTATTCCGCATCGTACTGTCTGAAATTGGACTGATCAAGTTTCGAAACTTTAACCATTTTATCGTCAATTTGCAACGATTTTATAACATTTTCTACAGTTTTATTCATTTGGCTCAAAGGCGTAAAATCGGAACTCAACTTAGCCCACCCGTTGATATTTGCGTACTGGTACGATGCTCCGCTTTTTGCAAAAGCTTCTTCTATAACTGAAACATCATTGCCTTTTGCAGAAAACGCATCCATCTGAGAGTTCAACATAAAAAACACCACTATTACTGTAACAGCAATCAATGATAACTTATTAAACATATTCATTCCTCCAAAATCGAAATAAAAGTGGGCGGTATCATACGGTAAATTCACAAGGGGGATAATAAATTCACCATACGTTCCGCCCAACCTAATATAATTATTGACAATTTTAATGTATTTATACATAAAAACATCTATCAATTTAAAGATGGATGTTTAAACTCCTTAAAGCACTTTATAAT
The nucleotide sequence above comes from Thermoanaerobacterium sp. PSU-2. Encoded proteins:
- a CDS encoding YwmB family TATA-box binding protein — translated: MFNKLSLIAVTVIVVFFMLNSQMDAFSAKGNDVSVIEEAFAKSGASYQYANINGWAKLSSDFTPLSQMNKTVENVIKSLQIDDKMVKVSKLDQSNFRQYDAEYDAKDKKISIVVQSVKNSGANETYILIDEYLLNGNKDVVNENEKIKKAYSSLSLTPEIATCLVGTYDGKLNKDKISSILEEVMKDTDASKIEGLNDENLVSISAHTNKIKEYIEMGSEKINLNVAVRYSSYDDKTYIWLATPVIAMEY